A genomic window from Cinclus cinclus chromosome 5, bCinCin1.1, whole genome shotgun sequence includes:
- the WDR1 gene encoding WD repeat-containing protein 1 isoform X1 has translation MPYEIKKVFASLPQVERGVSKIIGGDPKGNNFLYTNGKCVVIRNIDNPAIADIYTEHAHQVVVAKYAPSGFYIASGDVSGKLRIWDTTQKEHLLKYEYQPFAGKIKDLAWTEDSKRIAVVGEGREKFGAVFLWDSGSSVGEITGHNKVINSVDIKQTRPYRLATGSDDNCAAFFEGPPFKFKFTLSDHTRFVNCVRFSPDGNRFATASADGQIFVYDGKTGEKVCALGGGKAHDGGIYAISWSPDSSQLLSASGDKTAKIWDVGANSIVNTFNMGSNVLDQQLGCLWQKDHLLTISLSGYINYLDKNNPNKPLRVIKGHSKSIQCLTVHKNGGKSYIYSGSNDGHINYWDSETGENDGFSGKGHTNQVSRMAVDEMDQLVTCSMDDTVRYTNLSKRDYSGQDAVKMDVQPKCLAVGPGGYTVVLCIGQIVLMKDKKKCFAIDDLGYEPEAVAIHPTGSTAAVGGADGNVHLYSIQGTSLKSDDKTLEAKGPVTDLAYSHDGAFLAVCDANKVVTVFSVADGYAEHNVFYGHHAKVVCIAWSPDNEHFASGGMDMMVYVWTVSDPETRVKIPDAHRLHHVSGLAWLDEHTLVTTSHDASVKEWSISYN, from the exons ATGCCGTACGAGATCA aAAAAGTGTTCGCCAGCCTTCCTCAGGTTGAACGAGGCGTTTCCAAAATCATTGGAGGTGATCCTAAGGGCAACAATTTTCTTTATACCAATGGAAAATGTGTCGTCATCAGAAATATTGAT AATCCTGCAATTGCTGACATCTACACTGAGCATGCCCACCAGGTTGTAGTTGCCAAGTATGCTCCCAGTGGATTCTACATAGCATCCGGAG ATGTCTCTGGAAAGCTGAGAATCTGGGATACTACACAGAAGGAACACCTACTGAAGTATGAGTATCAGCcatttgcaggaaaaataaaggacCTTGCATGGACTGAAGACAGCAAGAGAATTGCTGTGGttggagaaggaagagaaaa ATTTGGAGCAGTGTTCCTGTGGGATAGTGGCTCTTCTGTTGGTGAGATTACCGGGCACAATAAAGTGATCAATAGCGTGGACATTAAACAAACGAGACCATATCGTCTGGCAACTGGCAGTGATGACAACTGTGCTGCTTTCTTTGAGGGACCGCCATTCAAGTTCAAGTTTACACTAAGC GACCATACACGGTTTGTGAACTGTGTGAGGTTTTCTCCTGATGGGAACAGATTTGCTACAGCTAGTGCAGATGGGCAG atttTTGTCTATGATGGGAAGACTGGAGAGAAAGTGTGCGCTCTTGGTGGAGGCAAAGCACATGATGGAGGTATTTATGCT ATTAGTTGGAGCCCTGACAGCAGTCAGTTGCTTTCTGCTTCTGGAGATAAAACTGCTAAAATCTGGGATGTTGGTGCTAATTCTATTGTAAATACTTTTAACATGGGATCAAACGTGTTGGATCAGCAGCTGGGTTGCTTGTGGCAGAAAGACCATTTACTGACTATCTCCCTGTCTGGCTATATCAATTATTTGGACAAGAACAATCCAAATAAGCCTTTACGTGTCATAAAG GGTCATAGTAAGTCAATTCAGTGTCTTACGGTGCACAAAAATGGTGGAAAATCCTATATTTACTCTGGAAGTAATGATGGTCATATTA ATTATTGGGATTCTGAAACTGGAGAGAATGATGGCTTTTCTGGGAAAGGCCACACAAACCAGGTTTCTAGAATGGCAGTGGATGAAATGGACCAGCTGGTCACCTGCAGTATGGACGACACTGTGCGCTATACCAACCTTAGCAAGAGAGATTACAG TGGCCAGGATGCTGTGAAAATGGATGTTCAACCAAAATGTTTAGCTGTGGGTCCTGGTGGTTATACTGTAGTTTTATGCATTGGACAA ATTGTCTTGatgaaagataagaaaaaatgttttgcaattGATGACCTTGGCTATGAGCCAGAAGCTGTAGCCATTCACCCCACAGGAAgtacagcagcagtgggaggagCG GATGGGAATGTCCATTTGTATTCAATCCAAGGAACCTCTTTGAAAAGTGATGATAAGACTTTGGAAGCTAAAGGTCCCGTTACTGACCTGGCATATTCTCACGATGGTGCCTTTCTTGCAGTCTGTGATGCAAACAAAGTTGTCACTGTCTTTAGTGTTGCTGATGGCTACGCG GAGCATAATGTCTTTTATGGACACCATGCAAAGGTTGTTTGTATTGCATGGTCACCAGACAACGAACACTTTGCTTCTGGAGGCATGGACATGATGGTATATGTTTGGACTGTGAGTGATCCAGAGACCAGAGTCAAGATACCAG ATGCTCACAGACTACATCATGTAAGCGGCTTGGCGTGGTTGGATGAACATACTCTGGTAACAACATCCCATGATGCTTCTGTTAAAGAGTGGTCTATCTCCTACAATTGA
- the WDR1 gene encoding WD repeat-containing protein 1 isoform X2, whose product MPYEIKKVFASLPQVERGVSKIIGGDPKGNNFLYTNGKCVVIRNIDDHTRFVNCVRFSPDGNRFATASADGQIFVYDGKTGEKVCALGGGKAHDGGIYAISWSPDSSQLLSASGDKTAKIWDVGANSIVNTFNMGSNVLDQQLGCLWQKDHLLTISLSGYINYLDKNNPNKPLRVIKGHSKSIQCLTVHKNGGKSYIYSGSNDGHINYWDSETGENDGFSGKGHTNQVSRMAVDEMDQLVTCSMDDTVRYTNLSKRDYSGQDAVKMDVQPKCLAVGPGGYTVVLCIGQIVLMKDKKKCFAIDDLGYEPEAVAIHPTGSTAAVGGADGNVHLYSIQGTSLKSDDKTLEAKGPVTDLAYSHDGAFLAVCDANKVVTVFSVADGYAEHNVFYGHHAKVVCIAWSPDNEHFASGGMDMMVYVWTVSDPETRVKIPDAHRLHHVSGLAWLDEHTLVTTSHDASVKEWSISYN is encoded by the exons ATGCCGTACGAGATCA aAAAAGTGTTCGCCAGCCTTCCTCAGGTTGAACGAGGCGTTTCCAAAATCATTGGAGGTGATCCTAAGGGCAACAATTTTCTTTATACCAATGGAAAATGTGTCGTCATCAGAAATATTGAT GACCATACACGGTTTGTGAACTGTGTGAGGTTTTCTCCTGATGGGAACAGATTTGCTACAGCTAGTGCAGATGGGCAG atttTTGTCTATGATGGGAAGACTGGAGAGAAAGTGTGCGCTCTTGGTGGAGGCAAAGCACATGATGGAGGTATTTATGCT ATTAGTTGGAGCCCTGACAGCAGTCAGTTGCTTTCTGCTTCTGGAGATAAAACTGCTAAAATCTGGGATGTTGGTGCTAATTCTATTGTAAATACTTTTAACATGGGATCAAACGTGTTGGATCAGCAGCTGGGTTGCTTGTGGCAGAAAGACCATTTACTGACTATCTCCCTGTCTGGCTATATCAATTATTTGGACAAGAACAATCCAAATAAGCCTTTACGTGTCATAAAG GGTCATAGTAAGTCAATTCAGTGTCTTACGGTGCACAAAAATGGTGGAAAATCCTATATTTACTCTGGAAGTAATGATGGTCATATTA ATTATTGGGATTCTGAAACTGGAGAGAATGATGGCTTTTCTGGGAAAGGCCACACAAACCAGGTTTCTAGAATGGCAGTGGATGAAATGGACCAGCTGGTCACCTGCAGTATGGACGACACTGTGCGCTATACCAACCTTAGCAAGAGAGATTACAG TGGCCAGGATGCTGTGAAAATGGATGTTCAACCAAAATGTTTAGCTGTGGGTCCTGGTGGTTATACTGTAGTTTTATGCATTGGACAA ATTGTCTTGatgaaagataagaaaaaatgttttgcaattGATGACCTTGGCTATGAGCCAGAAGCTGTAGCCATTCACCCCACAGGAAgtacagcagcagtgggaggagCG GATGGGAATGTCCATTTGTATTCAATCCAAGGAACCTCTTTGAAAAGTGATGATAAGACTTTGGAAGCTAAAGGTCCCGTTACTGACCTGGCATATTCTCACGATGGTGCCTTTCTTGCAGTCTGTGATGCAAACAAAGTTGTCACTGTCTTTAGTGTTGCTGATGGCTACGCG GAGCATAATGTCTTTTATGGACACCATGCAAAGGTTGTTTGTATTGCATGGTCACCAGACAACGAACACTTTGCTTCTGGAGGCATGGACATGATGGTATATGTTTGGACTGTGAGTGATCCAGAGACCAGAGTCAAGATACCAG ATGCTCACAGACTACATCATGTAAGCGGCTTGGCGTGGTTGGATGAACATACTCTGGTAACAACATCCCATGATGCTTCTGTTAAAGAGTGGTCTATCTCCTACAATTGA